The genomic window GGCAATTTTCACCGCGCCCATCAGGCGGTCTATCTGCACGAGCTGTTCAACAAGGGCCGCGATCACGACTGGGCGATCATCGGCGCCGGCGTGATGCCGGGGGATGCGAAGATGCGCGACGCGCTGAAGGGCCAGGATTTCCTGACCACGGTGGTCGACCAGGAAGCGCATTCGAGCAGCGCCACCATTACCGGCGCGATGATCGACATGATCGCGCCGCCGGATTTTGCCGCGATGATCGAGCAGCTTGCCGACCCGGCGATCCGGATCGTCTCGCTGACCGTGACCGAGGGCGGCTATTTCATCGACCCGGCGACCGGCCGGTTCGATCCCGGACACCCGGCGATCGTGGCCGACGGCAACAATCCGGATGCGCCGAAAACCGCTTTCGGCCTGATCATTGCCGGCTTGAAGAAGCGCCGTGCCGCAGGCGTTCAGCCCTTCACTGTGATGTGCTGCGACAATATTCCCCATAACGGCGCGGTCACCAGGGCCACGGTTTCGGGCCTTGCCGAACGCTCCGATCCGGATTTCGCCGCCTGGATCCGGCAAAACGTCGCCTTCCCCAACGCCATGGTCGATCGCATCACGCCCGCCACCGGCGAGCGCGAGCGAAAGATCGCCGCGGAGGAATACGGCATCGCCGACAACTGGCCGGTGTTCTGCGAGGAATTCAGACAGTGGGTTCTGGAGGATGATTTCCCGCTCGGCCGCCCGGCGCTCGAAGAGGTCGGCGTCACCTTTGTC from Martelella sp. NC20 includes these protein-coding regions:
- a CDS encoding mannitol dehydrogenase family protein — protein: MTKALSLNTIKDHADKAAVPTYARDDLSPGIVHFGVGNFHRAHQAVYLHELFNKGRDHDWAIIGAGVMPGDAKMRDALKGQDFLTTVVDQEAHSSSATITGAMIDMIAPPDFAAMIEQLADPAIRIVSLTVTEGGYFIDPATGRFDPGHPAIVADGNNPDAPKTAFGLIIAGLKKRRAAGVQPFTVMCCDNIPHNGAVTRATVSGLAERSDPDFAAWIRQNVAFPNAMVDRITPATGERERKIAAEEYGIADNWPVFCEEFRQWVLEDDFPLGRPALEEVGVTFVEDVSPYEIMKLRILNGGHAAIAYPGELLDIHFVHEAMENELIAAFLEKLEKDEIIPIVPPVPDTDLTSYYELIARRFANPKIGDTIERLALDGSNRQPKFVLPSTAARLEKGLDVTGLALVSALWCRYFEGTSDSGRKIRFNDEAADRLHAAALASRENPTRFLEERDIFGAVADNPQFVKRFTGALTSLRTRGTAETLKRYIDGDLE